One Micromonospora sp. WMMD812 genomic window carries:
- a CDS encoding TetR/AcrR family transcriptional regulator, with protein MPSITRRPSGGADRRLPVEARILATTQRLLAEGVTFTELGVQRIAREAEVARSTFYTHFADKTQLLMRLAESMSKTSFDVTATWRPEPGAEALPSLTEIFRQVIGIYREHAAVLSAITEVSAYDPTVRQFWNGRLEQFVRNTERFIRVEQESDRAPRDLDPVQASRLIVIGGDRFLAQHIVTDDGSGDDAAARELAATWWYGIYRRPAEQPG; from the coding sequence ATGCCATCCATCACTCGGCGCCCGTCCGGCGGAGCCGACCGCCGCCTGCCGGTGGAGGCCCGGATCCTCGCCACCACCCAGCGCCTCCTCGCCGAGGGGGTGACCTTCACCGAGCTGGGGGTGCAGCGCATCGCCCGGGAGGCGGAGGTGGCCCGGTCGACCTTCTACACCCACTTCGCGGACAAGACGCAGCTGCTCATGCGGCTCGCCGAGTCGATGAGCAAGACGTCATTCGACGTGACGGCGACCTGGCGGCCGGAGCCCGGCGCCGAGGCCCTGCCCTCGCTGACCGAGATCTTCCGCCAGGTCATCGGGATCTACCGGGAGCACGCCGCGGTGCTGTCGGCGATCACCGAGGTCTCCGCGTACGACCCGACGGTCCGCCAGTTCTGGAACGGGCGGCTGGAGCAGTTCGTCCGGAACACCGAGCGGTTCATCCGGGTGGAGCAGGAGAGCGACCGGGCGCCCCGGGACCTGGACCCGGTGCAGGCCAGCCGCTTGATCGTCATCGGCGGGGACCGGTTCCTGGCCCAGCACATCGTCACCGACGACGGCAGCGGCGACGACGCGGCGGCCCGCGAGCTCGCCGCGACCTGGTGGTACGGCATCTACCGCCGGCCCGCGGAGCAGCCGGGCTGA
- a CDS encoding aldo/keto reductase codes for MKYRLLGNTGVWVSEISLGAMTFGGENHPVYGSLGALGREDADRMVAAALDAGVNLIDTADVYSDGESEELLGHALRRRRDDVVLATKVHAPTGPGPNDAGWSRLHVMQALDASLRRLGTDHIDLYQLHNFDPLTPFEEVLAALDDAVRQGKVRYIGCSNLAAWQVSRALGVSAARNLNRFVSVQAYYSLVGRDAERDLVPMAQAEGVGLLVWSPLAGGFLTGKVKREGASTEVGRRNTDGHIDFPPVDRERGHDVVDVLRAVAARHGVSVSRTAVAWLLAQPAVTSVTVGARKIEQLTDNIGASGLVLTEQDLADLDEVSKLPPAYPNWIQAAFASARQPNG; via the coding sequence GTGAAGTACCGACTTCTCGGGAACACCGGCGTCTGGGTTTCCGAGATCTCACTCGGCGCGATGACCTTCGGCGGCGAGAACCACCCCGTCTACGGGAGCCTGGGTGCCCTGGGGCGCGAGGACGCCGACCGCATGGTGGCGGCGGCGCTCGACGCGGGCGTCAACCTCATCGACACCGCCGACGTCTACAGCGACGGCGAGAGTGAGGAACTGCTCGGCCACGCGCTGCGCCGGCGCCGGGACGACGTGGTGCTCGCCACCAAGGTGCATGCGCCGACCGGGCCCGGCCCCAACGACGCCGGCTGGTCACGGCTGCACGTGATGCAGGCGTTGGACGCGAGTCTCCGCCGGCTCGGCACCGACCACATCGATCTCTACCAGCTGCACAACTTCGACCCGCTGACCCCGTTCGAGGAGGTCCTGGCGGCGCTCGACGACGCCGTACGCCAGGGCAAGGTCCGCTACATCGGCTGCTCGAACCTGGCGGCCTGGCAGGTCAGCCGGGCACTGGGCGTGTCGGCCGCGCGCAACCTGAACCGCTTCGTGTCCGTCCAGGCCTACTACTCGCTCGTGGGCCGGGACGCCGAACGTGACCTGGTGCCCATGGCGCAGGCCGAGGGTGTGGGGCTGCTGGTGTGGAGCCCGCTGGCCGGCGGGTTCCTGACCGGGAAGGTCAAGCGGGAGGGGGCGTCGACCGAGGTGGGCCGGCGGAACACCGACGGCCACATCGACTTCCCGCCGGTGGACCGGGAGCGCGGTCACGACGTGGTCGACGTGCTGCGGGCCGTGGCCGCGCGGCACGGGGTGAGCGTGTCCCGGACCGCGGTCGCCTGGCTGCTGGCACAGCCGGCGGTCACCAGCGTCACCGTGGGCGCGCGCAAGATCGAGCAGCTCACGGACAATATCGGCGCGAGCGGCCTGGTGCTCACCGAGCAGGACCTGGCCGACCTGGACGAGGTGAGCAAGCTGCCTCCGGCCTACCCCAATTGGATCCAGGCGGCCTTCGCCTCGGCCCGCCAACCCAACGGCTGA